In Agromyces sp. G08B096, a genomic segment contains:
- a CDS encoding glycerophosphodiester phosphodiesterase family protein: MASGYFEPASPRVLAHRGLALEAPENTLPAFEAARAVGAEYVETDVHLSRDGVAAIAHDPTLARVAGDEVPVSALTMDELRAVDLGAGAGFATLEEALDAFPTLRFNIDVKVEAAVEATVAAVRRTGSAGRVLLTSFSDRRRRRLATAVPGVATSAGRGGVVRAVFAAPLGRKGAMVRALAGAQALQVPERAGALRVVTPPLIALAHAAGAEVHVWTVNDPDDMRRLLALGVDGLVTDRADLALPLIRARS; the protein is encoded by the coding sequence GTGGCATCGGGGTACTTCGAGCCGGCGTCCCCGCGAGTGCTCGCGCATCGCGGACTGGCGCTCGAGGCGCCCGAGAACACCCTGCCCGCGTTCGAGGCGGCACGTGCCGTGGGCGCCGAGTACGTCGAGACCGACGTGCATCTCAGTCGTGACGGCGTGGCGGCGATCGCGCATGACCCCACGCTGGCGCGAGTCGCCGGAGACGAGGTGCCGGTGAGCGCACTCACGATGGATGAGCTCCGGGCGGTCGACCTGGGGGCGGGAGCCGGCTTCGCGACGCTCGAGGAGGCCCTCGACGCGTTCCCGACGCTGCGGTTCAACATCGACGTCAAGGTGGAGGCGGCCGTCGAGGCCACGGTCGCCGCGGTGCGGCGTACCGGGTCCGCCGGGCGGGTCCTGCTCACGAGCTTCTCCGACCGACGACGCCGGCGACTCGCGACTGCGGTTCCTGGCGTCGCGACCTCGGCCGGTCGTGGCGGCGTGGTCCGGGCCGTGTTCGCGGCACCGCTCGGTCGGAAGGGCGCCATGGTCCGGGCGTTGGCGGGTGCACAGGCGCTGCAGGTGCCCGAGCGTGCCGGCGCACTGCGCGTGGTCACTCCCCCGCTCATCGCTCTGGCGCACGCGGCCGGTGCCGAGGTGCACGTGTGGACGGTGAACGACCCCGACGACATGCGTCGCCTGCTCGCGCTCGGCGTCGACGGCCTCGTCACCGATCGCGCCGACCTCGCACTTCCGCTCATCCGAGCACGAAGCTGA
- a CDS encoding NfeD family protein, with protein sequence MLTQYAWIVWLVLILAFATIEVFTLEMTFLMLALGSVAGLLSGLFGIPWYAQFVIAALVAVALILVLRPPLLRRLRRGGDPARSNIDALIGIDGQVVRTVTGAGGQVKLQNGDVWTARLSPITEQADVAVGEKVLVTGIDGATAVVVPVERSTPQ encoded by the coding sequence GTGCTGACCCAGTACGCCTGGATCGTCTGGCTGGTGCTGATCCTCGCGTTCGCGACGATCGAGGTGTTCACGCTCGAGATGACGTTCCTGATGCTCGCGCTCGGCAGTGTCGCCGGGTTGCTCTCGGGTCTGTTCGGCATCCCGTGGTACGCGCAGTTCGTCATCGCCGCGCTCGTCGCCGTCGCGCTGATCCTGGTCCTGCGACCGCCGCTGCTCCGAAGGCTCAGGCGCGGGGGCGATCCGGCTCGCAGCAACATCGACGCGCTCATCGGCATCGACGGCCAGGTCGTGCGGACCGTCACCGGCGCGGGCGGTCAGGTGAAATTGCAGAACGGGGACGTCTGGACGGCCAGGCTCTCCCCCATCACCGAACAGGCGGATGTCGCGGTCGGCGAGAAGGTCCTCGTCACGGGCATCGACGGGGCGACGGCCGTCGTCGTTCCGGTTGAGAGGAGCACTCCCCAGTGA
- the lnt gene encoding apolipoprotein N-acyltransferase translates to MPEYPRPLLPWWAAAPVAVLAGFVYDWGFPDIGIWPFAFAGIALVLLAQIGRSAWGGLLIGYLFGATFYLVHVEWTSRYLGPVPWLALSLFEAVFVALGGLAITLAYRWLPRAASGRWMRLVALPALVAGLWTTRELAIGTVPYGGFPWARAAHSQSLSPFAETVSWVGQLGLSFLMVFIAAALIEWARVGAWRDLRTALPALLAIVVGMVLPAWPTSAGENLRVASVQGNGPAGYFDERERGDVLRSQLEATAPVLDEDGIDVLLWPEGSVDIDPTRDPATAATLDRLAGRLDGAPLVVNTVTVDGDDEDARFYNTSLLWEEGEGAVDRYSKRHPVPFGEYIPDRDFYMLFAPDLISLVQRGYSPGTDAPVFDLGDAIAGLAICFDVIYDDVIWQGAREGAEVYLLQTNNADFRNTDENLQQLAIARLRAIETGRSVVNISTVGTSQVIEADGRTIDALPADEPGAMVTDVTLRTGLTPAVVLGEWIPGVIASGSLAGLVLCGVLARRRRTAVSADEAPTV, encoded by the coding sequence GTGCCCGAGTACCCCCGCCCTCTTCTGCCGTGGTGGGCCGCCGCCCCGGTCGCCGTGCTCGCCGGGTTCGTCTACGACTGGGGCTTTCCCGACATCGGCATCTGGCCCTTCGCGTTCGCCGGCATCGCGCTCGTGCTGCTCGCCCAGATCGGCCGCTCGGCCTGGGGCGGGCTCCTCATCGGCTACCTGTTCGGCGCGACGTTCTACCTCGTGCACGTCGAGTGGACGAGCCGGTACCTCGGTCCGGTGCCGTGGCTCGCGCTCTCGCTCTTCGAAGCGGTGTTCGTCGCGCTCGGGGGGCTCGCCATCACCCTGGCCTACCGGTGGCTTCCCCGCGCCGCGAGCGGACGCTGGATGCGGCTCGTGGCACTGCCCGCCCTCGTCGCCGGCCTCTGGACCACTCGTGAGCTCGCGATCGGCACGGTGCCCTACGGCGGCTTTCCGTGGGCGCGAGCGGCGCACAGCCAGTCGCTGAGCCCGTTCGCGGAGACCGTGTCGTGGGTGGGGCAGCTCGGGCTCAGCTTCCTGATGGTCTTCATCGCCGCGGCCCTCATCGAGTGGGCCCGCGTCGGCGCGTGGCGTGACCTCAGGACCGCGCTTCCCGCCCTCCTCGCGATCGTCGTCGGCATGGTCCTGCCCGCGTGGCCGACGAGCGCGGGCGAAAACCTCCGCGTCGCTAGCGTGCAGGGGAACGGCCCGGCCGGCTACTTCGACGAGCGCGAGCGCGGCGATGTCCTGCGCAGCCAGCTCGAGGCGACCGCCCCTGTCCTCGACGAGGACGGCATCGACGTGCTGCTGTGGCCCGAGGGCTCCGTCGACATCGACCCGACGCGCGACCCGGCCACTGCCGCCACGCTCGACCGGCTCGCGGGCCGGCTCGACGGGGCGCCGCTCGTGGTGAACACCGTGACGGTCGACGGCGATGACGAAGACGCCCGCTTCTACAACACCTCGCTCCTCTGGGAGGAAGGCGAGGGGGCGGTCGACCGCTATTCGAAGCGGCATCCGGTGCCGTTCGGCGAGTACATCCCCGACCGCGACTTCTACATGCTCTTCGCCCCCGACCTGATCTCGCTCGTGCAGCGCGGATACTCACCGGGCACCGACGCGCCCGTCTTCGACCTCGGCGACGCGATCGCCGGACTCGCCATCTGCTTCGACGTCATCTACGACGACGTCATCTGGCAGGGCGCGCGCGAGGGAGCCGAGGTCTACCTCCTGCAGACCAACAACGCCGACTTCCGGAACACGGACGAAAACCTCCAGCAGCTCGCGATCGCGCGACTCCGGGCGATCGAGACCGGGCGGTCGGTGGTGAACATCTCGACGGTCGGCACGAGCCAGGTCATCGAGGCCGACGGACGCACGATCGACGCGCTGCCCGCCGACGAGCCCGGCGCCATGGTGACGGACGTGACGCTCCGCACCGGCCTCACCCCGGCGGTCGTGCTGGGGGAGTGGATCCCGGGGGTCATCGCGTCGGGGTCACTGGCGGGCCTGGTGCTCTGCGGCGTGCTGGCGCGGCGCCGGCGGACCGCAGTGTCCGCGGACGAGGCCCCCACGGTCTGA
- a CDS encoding SPFH domain-containing protein, protein MIDLSTIIVTIVVIAIVIFVIVVLARSIRIIPQAYSGVVERLGRYHKTLTPGLNVLVPFIDRLRPLVDMREQVVSFPPQPVITEDNLVVSIDTVVYFQVTDARAATYEIANYLGAVEQLTTTTLRNVVGGLNLEEALTSRDNINGQLRIVLDEATGKWGIRVSRVELKAIDPPVSIQDSMEKQMRAERDRRAAILTAEGTKQSAILEAEGLRQAEILRAEGDAKAAVLRAQGEAEAIQTVFRAIHEGDADPKLLAYQYLQTLPQLAQGQANKLWIVPSELTEALKGIGRAFTPGPVPRAAPGSATASGPNATEAPGGERPSA, encoded by the coding sequence GTGATCGACCTGTCCACGATCATCGTGACGATCGTCGTCATCGCGATCGTCATCTTCGTCATCGTCGTCCTGGCGCGGTCGATCCGGATCATCCCCCAGGCGTACTCGGGCGTCGTGGAGCGGCTCGGCCGCTATCACAAGACGCTCACGCCGGGTCTGAACGTGCTCGTGCCCTTCATCGACCGGCTCCGTCCGCTCGTCGACATGCGCGAGCAGGTGGTGTCCTTCCCGCCGCAGCCGGTGATCACCGAAGACAACCTCGTCGTCTCGATCGACACCGTCGTCTACTTCCAGGTCACCGACGCCCGCGCGGCGACCTACGAGATCGCGAACTACCTGGGCGCGGTGGAGCAGCTGACCACGACGACGCTCCGCAACGTCGTGGGCGGGCTGAACCTCGAAGAGGCGCTCACGAGCCGCGACAACATCAACGGACAGCTCCGCATCGTGCTCGATGAGGCCACCGGCAAGTGGGGCATCCGCGTCTCGCGGGTCGAGCTCAAGGCGATCGATCCGCCCGTGTCCATCCAGGACTCGATGGAGAAGCAGATGCGCGCCGAGCGGGACCGCCGCGCCGCGATCCTCACCGCGGAGGGCACCAAGCAGTCGGCGATCCTCGAAGCCGAGGGCCTCCGGCAGGCCGAGATCCTCCGCGCGGAGGGCGACGCGAAGGCGGCGGTGCTCCGCGCCCAGGGCGAGGCGGAGGCGATTCAGACCGTGTTCCGCGCCATCCACGAGGGCGACGCCGACCCGAAGCTGCTCGCGTACCAGTATCTGCAGACGCTTCCGCAGCTCGCGCAGGGTCAGGCCAACAAGCTGTGGATCGTGCCGAGCGAGCTGACGGAGGCGCTGAAGGGCATCGGCCGCGCGTTCACGCCCGGCCCGGTTCCGAGGGCGGCGCCGGGCTCGGCGACGGCTTCGGGTCCGAACGCCACTGAGGCGCCGGGCGGCGAGCGGCCGTCGGCGTAG
- a CDS encoding RNA polymerase-binding protein RbpA — MADRSLRGMRIGAQSLQSEDGVVFADRAEYTYRCADCGRDTVMTFSTEAEIPDTWECRFCGHNATLLVDQKPVEVDRSGEKVARTHWDMLLERRTIPELEELLEERLQWLRARRGQTQKSA, encoded by the coding sequence ATGGCAGACCGAAGCCTTCGCGGAATGCGAATCGGGGCGCAGAGCCTGCAGAGCGAAGACGGCGTGGTGTTCGCGGATCGCGCGGAGTACACCTACCGCTGTGCCGACTGCGGCCGCGACACCGTGATGACCTTCTCGACCGAGGCCGAGATCCCCGACACCTGGGAGTGCCGCTTCTGCGGTCACAACGCGACCCTGCTGGTCGACCAGAAGCCAGTCGAGGTCGACCGTTCGGGTGAGAAGGTCGCGCGCACCCACTGGGACATGCTGCTCGAGCGTCGCACCATCCCCGAGCTCGAGGAGCTCCTCGAGGAGCGCCTGCAGTGGCTGCGGGCGCGCCGGGGACAGACGCAGAAGTCCGCCTGA
- a CDS encoding WYL domain-containing protein: protein MAQQRGRAPDQLVFLLSLVPYLLEQRVVDVPTAAAHFGVAESELRDAVRLIATSGLPGATGTYQANDLFDIDWDAFDDDDVIVIVHHVAIDDAPRLSSREAAALIAGLQYLSSTPENAGRAQLDALLAKLTAGASATPIRLAVAETESDAALTVARRAVTEGRQLEFDYRNALGERSRRRVDPLRIASLGADWYLQAYDHLREDFRNFRVDRMSDLVVSEQPIDDHSDREVPEALFHGSETDLDVVVDVAPDALPLIADYLADSSQEEVDGRLRVTLRVAHFHGLKRLVAGLPGLVTVVAPAEARAVVADWAQAGLEGYGDGEASVPGR, encoded by the coding sequence ATGGCCCAGCAGCGCGGACGCGCGCCCGACCAGCTCGTCTTCCTCCTCTCGCTCGTGCCCTACCTGCTCGAGCAGCGGGTCGTGGATGTGCCGACGGCGGCGGCGCACTTCGGCGTCGCGGAATCCGAGCTGCGCGACGCCGTGCGGCTCATCGCGACGTCGGGTCTGCCAGGCGCCACCGGCACGTACCAGGCCAACGACCTGTTCGACATCGACTGGGACGCGTTCGACGACGACGATGTGATCGTGATCGTGCACCACGTCGCGATCGACGACGCACCGCGGTTGTCGTCGCGCGAGGCCGCCGCGCTCATCGCCGGGTTGCAGTACCTGTCGTCGACGCCCGAGAACGCGGGCCGGGCGCAGCTGGACGCGCTGCTCGCGAAGCTCACCGCCGGCGCCTCGGCGACGCCGATCAGGCTCGCGGTCGCCGAGACCGAATCGGATGCCGCGCTCACCGTCGCCCGCCGTGCGGTCACCGAGGGTCGTCAGCTCGAGTTCGACTACCGCAACGCGCTGGGGGAGCGGAGCCGTCGCCGGGTCGATCCCCTGCGGATCGCCTCGCTCGGCGCGGACTGGTATCTGCAGGCGTACGACCACCTGCGCGAGGACTTCCGCAACTTCCGCGTCGACCGGATGAGCGACCTCGTCGTGAGCGAGCAGCCCATCGACGACCACAGCGACCGCGAGGTTCCCGAGGCGCTGTTCCACGGTTCCGAGACCGACCTCGACGTCGTCGTCGATGTCGCGCCCGACGCCCTGCCCCTCATCGCCGACTACCTCGCCGACTCCAGCCAGGAGGAGGTCGACGGACGGCTCCGGGTGACGCTCAGGGTCGCGCACTTCCACGGACTCAAGCGGCTCGTCGCCGGGCTGCCCGGGCTCGTGACCGTCGTGGCGCCGGCTGAGGCGCGAGCCGTCGTCGCCGACTGGGCGCAGGCCGGGCTCGAGGGCTACGGCGACGGCGAGGCATCCGTCCCGGGGCGCTGA
- the tatA gene encoding twin-arginine translocase TatA/TatE family subunit, protein MWQGFTGWHALIILVVILLLFGAPKLPALARSLGQSMKILKTEVRSDKGDGDTGDDTAAGKGAATVSSEEKPKTAGSTDSGTNA, encoded by the coding sequence ATGTGGCAAGGCTTCACCGGTTGGCATGCGCTGATCATCCTCGTGGTCATCCTGCTGCTGTTCGGCGCGCCGAAGCTCCCCGCCCTTGCGCGCAGCCTCGGCCAGTCGATGAAGATCCTGAAGACCGAGGTCCGCTCCGACAAGGGCGACGGCGACACCGGTGACGACACGGCCGCGGGCAAGGGCGCTGCGACGGTCTCGTCCGAGGAGAAGCCGAAGACGGCCGGGAGCACGGACTCCGGCACGAACGCCTGA
- a CDS encoding WYL domain-containing protein: MGEGGEQPERRAKPVPAVDRQFSLVLALLATEAGLLKSEILSSVRGYAEKYVEGGRNDNLERQFERDKDAIRDRGIPLETIESPDRPGDNQSLRYRIPKGRYELPESVRFTPDELALLGLAAEVWREASLSDDSQRALTKLRGLGIEPREPVIGYAPRLRVRDAAFEPLRRALDRRQTVRFRYFKPGSAEPRPRTVDPYAVVLHEGRWHVHGYDHGVAAPRTFLLSRITGPVEPVAGSTFDAPEAGIQDRVLADLEALRLANAADLAVSAGSDAEVRLGRRAVLRDEDAGVIRLHYTDAAVFADELAGFGPEVRVLAPASLADAVRERLARVVAAHCDGSVD, encoded by the coding sequence GTGGGTGAGGGCGGGGAGCAGCCGGAGCGCCGGGCGAAGCCGGTGCCGGCCGTCGACCGGCAGTTCAGCCTCGTCCTGGCGCTGCTGGCCACCGAGGCCGGTCTGCTGAAGAGCGAGATCCTCTCGAGCGTGCGCGGGTACGCCGAGAAGTACGTCGAGGGCGGCCGCAACGACAACCTCGAGCGGCAGTTCGAACGCGACAAGGACGCGATCCGCGACCGCGGCATCCCGCTCGAGACGATCGAGTCGCCCGACCGTCCGGGCGACAACCAGTCGCTGCGCTACCGCATCCCGAAGGGGCGGTATGAGCTGCCCGAGTCGGTGCGGTTCACTCCCGACGAGCTCGCGCTGCTGGGTCTCGCGGCTGAGGTGTGGCGCGAGGCATCCCTCTCCGACGACTCGCAGCGCGCCCTGACGAAGCTCCGCGGACTCGGCATCGAGCCGCGCGAGCCCGTCATCGGCTACGCGCCGCGGCTGCGGGTGCGCGACGCCGCCTTCGAGCCGCTGCGTCGCGCACTCGACCGCCGTCAGACGGTGCGCTTCCGCTACTTCAAGCCGGGCTCGGCCGAGCCGCGTCCTCGCACCGTGGACCCCTACGCCGTGGTGCTGCACGAGGGGCGCTGGCACGTGCACGGCTACGACCACGGCGTCGCGGCCCCCCGCACCTTCCTGCTCTCCCGGATCACCGGCCCCGTCGAGCCCGTCGCCGGATCGACGTTCGACGCGCCCGAGGCGGGCATCCAAGACCGCGTGCTCGCCGACCTCGAGGCGCTCAGGCTGGCGAACGCGGCCGACCTGGCCGTCAGCGCGGGCAGCGACGCCGAGGTGCGTCTCGGGCGGCGCGCGGTGCTGCGCGACGAGGACGCGGGCGTCATCCGCCTGCACTACACGGATGCCGCGGTCTTCGCCGACGAGCTCGCCGGCTTCGGCCCGGAGGTCCGCGTGCTCGCGCCGGCGTCGCTCGCCGACGCGGTGCGCGAGCGACTGGCCCGCGTCGTCGCGGCGCACTGCGACGGGAGCGTGGACTGA
- the tatC gene encoding twin-arginine translocase subunit TatC, whose protein sequence is MSLAAHLLELRNRLFISATAIVVGMVVGWILTDLFVWEAIQEPVQRVAEARGDDVETAIVFPTIASAFDLRLQIAFTLGIVISAPVWLYQIFAFLVPGLNQRERKFTLGFFLSAIPLFFAGCAAGWFVLPNIVKLLTSFVPEGAMSLLTAREYIDFVLKLVLAIGIAFVVPVFIVLLNFAGVLSAASIIKSWRVAILVIVLFTALATPSADVVSMFILAIPMIGLYFAAWGVAVLHDRRLERRQREEFGAALT, encoded by the coding sequence ATGTCGCTCGCCGCGCACCTGCTCGAGCTGCGCAACCGGCTCTTCATCTCGGCGACGGCCATCGTCGTCGGCATGGTCGTGGGCTGGATCCTGACGGACCTCTTCGTCTGGGAGGCCATTCAGGAGCCGGTGCAGCGGGTCGCCGAGGCGCGCGGCGACGATGTCGAGACGGCGATCGTCTTCCCGACGATCGCCAGTGCGTTCGACCTGCGCCTGCAGATCGCGTTCACGCTCGGCATCGTCATCTCCGCGCCGGTGTGGCTCTACCAGATCTTCGCGTTCCTGGTGCCGGGGCTGAACCAGCGCGAGCGCAAGTTCACGCTCGGGTTCTTCCTGTCCGCCATCCCGCTGTTCTTCGCCGGCTGTGCAGCGGGCTGGTTCGTGCTGCCGAACATCGTCAAGCTGCTGACGTCGTTCGTGCCCGAGGGGGCGATGTCGCTGCTGACCGCTCGCGAGTACATCGACTTCGTGCTGAAGCTCGTCCTCGCCATCGGCATCGCATTCGTGGTGCCCGTGTTCATCGTCCTGCTGAACTTCGCGGGCGTCCTCAGCGCGGCGTCGATCATCAAGAGCTGGCGGGTCGCGATCCTCGTGATCGTGCTGTTCACCGCGCTGGCCACGCCGTCGGCCGACGTCGTCTCGATGTTCATCCTCGCCATCCCCATGATCGGGTTGTACTTCGCCGCCTGGGGGGTCGCTGTCCTGCACGACCGTCGCCTCGAGCGCCGCCAGCGCGAGGAGTTCGGCGCGGCGCTGACCTGA
- a CDS encoding DEAD/DEAH box helicase, translating into MSLSPAERYALSRQQRRQPRLAEFAAEQRFDLDEFQRAACASLDEGRSVLVAAPTGAGKTVVAEFAVYLAMQSAGDKVFYTTPIKALSNQKYQEFADRWGADQVGLLTGDTNINSGARIVVMTTEVLRNMLYADSPLLDRLAVVVMDEVHYLADRFRGAVWEEVIIHLPEAVRLVSLSATVSNAEEFGDWLQAVRGDTDVIVSEERPVPLEQHVLVRQKLIDLFDSSGQAATHRVNPELQQLARSGARSLGTRSQRGRRGGDRGRYHRADQGARMDRPEVIAMLQAKHLLPAIVFIFSRAGCDQAVRQVLRSGIRLTDAVEREEIRQVVEARARLLRDEDLAVLGYWEWLEGLERGVAAHHAGMLPAFKEIVEELFQAKLLKVVFATETLALGVNMPARSVVLEKLEKFNGEARVPITPGEYTQLTGRAGRRGIDVEGHSVIAWADGLDPEAVASLASRRSYPLNSSFKPTYNMAVNLIDQFGRERTRQVLELSFAQFQADRAVVDLARTLRKQEDSMAGYEQSMQCHLGDFGEYFGLRRRIADLERQMAKGNPPHGQRERLQRELNGVRKAMRAHPCHGCAEREAHARWAERWWRLKKEHDQLQGQIRSRTGQVAKRFDRVTEVLEQLGYLERDDRGELVSSSAGRILKRIYGERDLLVAECLRRGMWEGLDSAGLAAMAAALVYEPRRDDRGVEYRLPKGRFRSALERTTDAWAVLDDLERDHRLAGSEAPSPALAQAMWSWARGAGLGTVLDDTDLAAGDFVRLTKQVIDLLDQISIVADAELSATARAAIDGVRRGVVIDGAVA; encoded by the coding sequence ATGAGCCTCAGTCCGGCGGAACGTTATGCGCTCTCCCGTCAGCAGCGCCGGCAGCCGAGACTCGCGGAGTTCGCCGCCGAGCAGCGGTTCGACCTCGACGAGTTCCAGCGGGCGGCCTGCGCGTCGCTCGACGAGGGCCGGAGCGTGCTCGTGGCCGCCCCCACGGGCGCCGGCAAGACCGTCGTCGCCGAGTTCGCGGTGTATCTCGCGATGCAGTCGGCCGGCGACAAGGTCTTCTACACGACCCCGATCAAGGCGCTGTCGAACCAGAAATACCAGGAGTTCGCCGACCGGTGGGGCGCCGACCAGGTGGGCCTGCTCACCGGCGACACGAACATCAACTCGGGCGCCCGCATCGTCGTGATGACCACCGAGGTGCTGCGGAACATGCTCTACGCCGACTCCCCGCTCCTCGATCGGCTCGCCGTCGTCGTGATGGACGAGGTGCACTACCTCGCCGACCGCTTCCGCGGTGCGGTCTGGGAGGAGGTCATCATCCACCTTCCCGAGGCCGTGCGGCTGGTGTCGCTGTCCGCGACGGTGTCGAACGCCGAGGAGTTCGGCGACTGGCTCCAGGCCGTCCGCGGCGACACCGACGTCATCGTGTCCGAGGAGCGCCCGGTGCCGCTCGAGCAGCACGTCCTCGTCCGGCAGAAGCTCATCGACCTGTTCGACTCGAGCGGCCAGGCCGCGACCCACCGGGTCAACCCTGAGCTGCAGCAGCTCGCACGCTCGGGTGCCCGCTCCCTCGGGACGAGGTCGCAGCGCGGTCGCCGCGGCGGCGACCGGGGGCGGTACCACCGCGCCGATCAGGGCGCGCGGATGGATCGCCCTGAGGTGATCGCGATGCTGCAGGCCAAACACCTCCTGCCCGCGATCGTCTTCATCTTCTCCCGGGCGGGCTGCGACCAGGCGGTCCGCCAGGTGCTGCGCAGCGGCATCCGCCTCACCGACGCGGTGGAGCGCGAGGAGATCCGGCAGGTCGTCGAAGCCCGGGCCCGACTGCTCCGCGACGAGGATCTCGCGGTGCTCGGTTACTGGGAGTGGCTCGAGGGACTCGAGCGGGGCGTCGCCGCCCACCACGCGGGCATGCTTCCGGCCTTCAAGGAGATCGTCGAGGAGCTCTTCCAGGCGAAGCTGCTGAAGGTGGTCTTCGCGACCGAGACGCTCGCGCTCGGCGTCAACATGCCCGCGCGCTCGGTCGTGCTGGAGAAACTGGAGAAGTTCAACGGCGAGGCACGCGTGCCGATCACGCCGGGGGAGTACACGCAGCTCACCGGTCGCGCGGGCCGTCGCGGGATCGATGTCGAGGGGCACTCGGTGATCGCCTGGGCCGACGGCCTCGACCCCGAAGCGGTCGCCTCGCTCGCCTCCCGCCGGAGCTACCCGCTGAACTCGAGCTTCAAGCCGACCTACAACATGGCGGTGAACCTCATCGACCAGTTCGGGCGCGAGCGCACCCGCCAGGTGCTGGAGCTCTCGTTCGCCCAGTTCCAGGCAGACCGCGCCGTCGTCGATCTCGCCCGCACCCTGCGGAAGCAGGAGGACTCGATGGCCGGCTACGAGCAGTCGATGCAGTGCCACCTCGGCGATTTCGGCGAGTACTTCGGGCTGCGCCGGCGGATCGCCGACCTCGAGCGCCAGATGGCGAAAGGCAACCCGCCCCACGGACAGCGGGAGCGCCTGCAACGCGAGCTGAACGGCGTGCGGAAAGCGATGCGCGCGCACCCCTGCCACGGCTGCGCCGAGCGGGAGGCGCATGCCCGGTGGGCCGAGCGCTGGTGGCGGCTGAAGAAGGAGCACGACCAGCTGCAAGGCCAGATCCGGAGCCGGACCGGCCAGGTCGCGAAGCGGTTCGACCGGGTCACCGAGGTGCTCGAGCAGCTCGGCTACCTCGAGCGCGACGACCGCGGCGAGCTCGTCTCGAGCTCGGCTGGGCGCATCCTGAAGCGGATCTACGGGGAACGTGACCTGCTGGTGGCCGAATGCCTCCGCCGGGGCATGTGGGAGGGCCTCGACTCGGCCGGGCTCGCCGCCATGGCGGCCGCGCTGGTCTACGAACCCCGCCGCGACGACCGCGGGGTCGAGTACCGGCTCCCGAAGGGACGCTTCCGCTCCGCGCTCGAACGGACGACCGATGCGTGGGCGGTGCTCGACGACCTCGAGCGCGACCACCGGCTCGCGGGCAGCGAGGCTCCGTCACCCGCGCTCGCGCAGGCCATGTGGTCGTGGGCCCGCGGCGCGGGCCTCGGCACCGTGCTCGACGACACCGACCTCGCCGCGGGCGACTTCGTGCGCCTGACGAAGCAGGTCATCGATCTGCTCGACCAGATCTCGATCGTCGCCGACGCCGAGCTGAGTGCGACCGCGCGCGCCGCGATCGACGGAGTGCGTCGCGGCGTCGTGATCGACGGCGCGGTGGCCTGA